The genomic DNA TCAAGGAAACCAATCTCTGACGAACAAATAGCGATcctttttaccaaaattatgtTTGTGGAGGAGCAAAAAAAGTCACAATTACGTGGATTTTTCTCTTCATTTTGTCCTTTTCACATGATAACCAAAAAACGAAGCGAGTCAAAAAGGTATTTTCGAATTCTTTCAATTCAATCTCTGTTCCTTGGCCACTGAGTCCGAGTGAAAGGTGTCAAAATTAGTCATGGTTAAAGAAATATAACGAGAAAATCacctttcaaccaatcactgtaaAACCAAAAGCGAGTTTATTACTTAAGCAAATCGcgttgaaccaatcaaaatgcgaagCGAATGCACACAGCCTGTAAATAACCGCGCGAAAATCGCAATTGTTTTGATTTTGCCGCTCAGTGATTGGCTGCGAATGAATTGGCGCCAGATTTCTAAATTTTTCACCAAGGACAGTACGTTTCAGTGCGTTATACGAAACTAAAGAAATTACCAACATACtaagagtccattacccaagactTACTGACAATCTGTTATCAGGCTTGTCCCTATCGGCGTCAAATGTGTCTATTTTCAAACCAAGTTTTGcgcaaaaataaacaattctcggttttcacatgacgtcacggcggccatgtttgagcccctaaacaaagaaatggcggccatgttggagccccgaccaaatcctccgggaatttaactctattatcatgcaaaagtttgcttttgttttcgttgaaaaacggctgttgatcacgtgagtgaaaaccaacaatacgTCAAATCCGCTAACTCAATGATGTAcacaattcaaatctcccaggcCATGCAGGGTGAAGAATCTTTTTGTGTTGTGTTTGTATTATGAAGGCCTGGGAAAACGTCTTCAATATCAGTTCGATTTTGTTCAAAAGCGACGTCAAAACCgtcccccgccccccccccctcccccccccactCCCTTTCAActgtgttgaaacatgttgaatcgaagttggaTCGATATTGAATGAGCTTAAATgtgtttaaactttgcttcaacaatcATTCAGCATCTCGTTTGTTATCGCGAGCGTTGAATGAAGTTGATGCCGTATTGCCCCTTCCTTCAACATTGCTGAGTATGTTCGGTCTCTCGTTGCCGCATCTATGTCCGTATCCATGGTAACAAGTCCGCAACcacggctgcagcctgggactgaataccaggtCTCTCGTGATGCTTTGCCCCCTTTCTTCAACaaacaccttattccaaaatgaccgccatttagatattctttagttttaattcaaattagaccttgatgcctcgttcgaggcaaaatattcttttgaatttttagcTCAAGAAAGAGACATCAAGGgctaaatttgaataaaaacaaaagaatattaaaatgacggccatttgggaataaggtctattgttgAGTATGTTCGGTCTCTCAATGTcgtatccatgtccgtatccatggTAACAAGTCCGTAGCCGTAGTAACAACCACGGCTTCAGCCTGGGACTAAATACCAGGTCTTTCCTGATGCTTTGTGAACAAATGATGATGTGTTGAACCTtttgcccaccccagcagtcaacgTAGTTCAAAATCAAACGGATGTTGAAAAAaatgcgacaatcgtaagtcatgtcgtaggcctgtcgtgagcttgtcgcatgcgacaaaatcgtgtCGTGTGgtattcacatttaaatgatacgAAAAtgcctggaacaaaacgttttattcccaaatggTTTGAAATGGGTACAAACACGAAAATAgctgatttggtctattgttaaTTTTCCCGCAAAAGTTGGTTTAGAAATACACACTTTCCcgacgctgatggggactggGCCAAATTGGATAAATCCTACTCTTGGGTGATTGACTCTAAACCAACCTAGTTTAAATAATCAACTAATAATCAATGCCGCATACCGGTCTCTCAGAGCCTGGTAAATGCACATTTCACAAACGCCATTTAACGTATTCTTTTACAGCTTGGATCGGTTCAATTTCCATCAACCTTCTCTTCCTCTTCAGCCCGGTCACCAGTTCTCTCGCCGGTAGATATGGCGTTCGGGTTGTCACCATCGCTGGAGGACTGGTTATGAGTATTGGACTCTTCCTCAGTTCCTACGCGCCTAGTCTCCTCTTCCTCTACATTAGTTATGGCCTTCTCTTGGGAATTGGCACCAGTCTTTGCGCAACAATGGTTTTGATTGTTTCCGCGGATTATTTTGACAAACATCTTTCTCTTGCCACTGGAATTGTTGCATCTGGGAGTAGCTTTGGAACGTTAGTCTTAGCCCCGACACTGCAAGTTCTTGTTGAAAACTTTGGCTGGCGAACGACATTTCGTATTATGGGACTCGGTGGCATAATGATTACTTTTACGGGCTTTGTTTATAAGACGGTTAAACCGAGCCCAGTTCAAATTCGTCCAGAGACAAATCAGTGTTTTGACTTATCTGTCTTGAAGAATAAGGCATTTGTTCTGTGGACCATTGCAACGACTGTGGCCGGATTTGGTTATTACATACCACATTTCTTCTTGGTAGGTCAATTTGCTCCTTGTACCATTTTTCACTGTTAAAATACAAATTTTGCATTCCTTAGCATACTACTTACTTCACCGTTTTCCACACGACCTCACTTGAGTATTTTTAGCTCACCGACCTGCGGTAACTTCTGACCTCGTTCTCAGTGCCcgtcctggaaacgaggttgagtGAAGTCAATTTGAGCAAAGAGCTTCTGGGATGAATTTACTGCCTATTTTAAGTCATtggaagacaaaaacaaaaacaacaacaacaacaacaacagattcACGATCTGATTTTTTTCGTTTATCTCAACGTCCTCATTCTTTCCCACTAGGTTCGATATTCCGAAGATTTGGGTATATCGTTATCCAAAAGCACCTGGCTCATTTCCTACCTCGGGATTTCGTCGGCGGTCGGTCGTCTACTGTTCGGGCGTATCTCGGACGTCTGCAGTTTCAAAAACATTCACATTTACCAAACATGTATGTTCTTATCTGGATTAGCCTCTGTTCTGTGTCCTTTCGCAAACTCATACTGGGGTTTGGTTCTGTATGTTGTGGTGATAGGAATTTTGGATGGTTCTTACATTGGGTTAATGTCAATTGTGACTTTAGACATCGTCGGTGTGCATAAAATTTCCTCTGCGTGGAGTATACTGTTCTTCTGTCAatcatttacttatttattggGTCCACCAGCAGCAGGTACGTTAATTACTAACAACTTAATGCGAGCACTCGCTCGAACCAGCTGGTTATTAAAAACCATATGTTTGCGCGGGCTCCAACCAGGCAACACTCAGGcccttcaaataactgaggagaaactaCTGCCTTGGTCATATGATAACTGCAAATGGTTtgactttcaagttttctctgATCCTGTCCCAACGTGAGGCATTAAAGAAACCCACACATTGCTCTGGAAGAGTAGGGGTCGGAATAGGCcggtttcgtattctaacggttggactggatctagcatgaaatggaggcttgcccgcattagcctccattccatgctagatccagtccagccgtgagaattcgaaaatggtctattcccgTTGCTGTGGCCGTCCTTTGAGTGGGCTAGGTCGAACGGTTCATATATGTTCCCTTCTGGTCCATTCACACTGCTCGGAAGCAAAAATGGATTAGATTAAAtgggacatttgcatgatggcgcCATTTGACTTCAAGTACCAGTTTCCgacaggttttgcttgtctggTGCTAATTAGAgctgtttgttatttttataccgcagggaatacaaaatttaaagaagaaaagaaaaacaaactgaattctggttgTTGTAGTCACACggacgccatcgtgaaaattaCCTATTGGGATTTTTGGCTCTGTGGATAGAATTAAAACAAGGAGTACATTGTCATCCATGAGGGTATGGGGAATAATTCATATCCCGTTCAAGTCTGTTTCCACCCttctagcagagcctttcttttgcttgagcGATTTTGGCGTtttcgagaaaggctctgcatgaatcgagtaagatctttattgaatatgcgctgcatgttgccaggatacagtctcgaacccaagcctaatatgccagatctcgccgccatcttagtttttcatggtacagcgggctcaattataaccactAAACGGACCCTCGTACTGGAAAAaacggtttgacgagagaaaacaagattgactagtccagaagttcgggctgcggcagcttcaaagagttgacgcgattcaggcagagcctctgctcgcagggtggtctgtttcaggcttttctttctttactgTTGAAGTACTGTGACGTTTATAACTGGGATTATCTACGAGTTAACTTGATCCTCTCCGCAGTtcaaatcaagagaaaatgaggggacagagagggaggctcaaggcgttggccgggatatgttatgtccacgaaagttatttttagacgagcggaagtctttgttctagcggaagtctgtcttctgagacgtccgcatgccgtcttgcctcgctctcaggttcttagtgaaaagagaaaacgaTGGCGCACgttggaaggctgatgaatatatattttctttcaaacatcggaccaaggttggcctgcatgcggacgtctcggaagacttccgctcgtctaaaaataactttcgtggacatgacatatcccaagggctggaccgggagcctccttctctgtcccctcattttctcttgttcaaatatACGGCTTTTTgtatagagcgactttcgtatgacctcgAAAAAAGTGTTCGTAAtctgtttcacggaccaatgtttggcaagattaaaacaaagcttctccttatttcTGCTAAGGAAGCTCCTAATATTGGCAGTGAACAGTTCAATTGCCCAATCACGTTACTGCATTTTAAATGACGTTAAAACGAAATGTCGATCGCTTTCCaaaaagttccatggagagatgacgctGTTTGCgtccgcgttcgctaagccaatgaaaaagtgtaactgttttgtatttttgtttacgGTCTgcttttacgtttatttttcaagatcaTATCAAAGTCACTCTGTTACTGAGCTCTCGTCAATaggcccatttccgagttgctgcatgcctcagtttcaaagcgagttctggtgcacaaccattcaaatggaaatgagttgcgtattcttgtGCAAATCAAGCTCAtgtcccttacaatagttgagcaccaagactcacttcgaaaccgagacaaacagcaactcggaaatggccccttgaaaatttatttttctatttcGTTTATTATTATGCCCCGACATATTCAAACACTGAATAACTTTATCGATTTGATAAGTAGCTGTCCAGAGTGAAAACTATACAGTTTgcgtgaaacattgacaaaggtTTTGTAACACTCCTTTacttagggggtgtttacatgagaccgggacgaactcagaccagtGTGAAATTTTTGCAGCCTTTTACATGAAATGGGGATgaaatgcttggtgcctgggGACGAAATGATAACTATGTTTTGTGTAATAAATATATGGCTaacccaaaagcatacaggcttgaaatttatgcggctttgaacaactgaggcctggtatgaaactatttacaatgatgAAAAAAGTTAACACGTGTTTCTTCAATTTTTAATACCCAGGTTTCATGTACGATTCCCTGAAAACGTTTAAACCTGTGTTTTATTTAGCCGCTGGTCCGATGATGTGTGGTACCTTCTTGTTATTTTTTGGAGCTCTCTGTAAGCCAATCTCATGCTCTCTCGGTCGGGAAGACGtcaccaatctcgttcccatgTGTCCACCGAAACCCCACAACGGAAGAGCAGCTACTTCGAATAATCACCACCAGCCATCTGTTACATCTCCATTGATTGTGCTTACAGAGCTCAAGGAAATAGATCCTTTAATAGTTGTGGAACGACTTACAGTGCTGTGAAATTTGCTCTGGATTACTGAAATTAATATATCTGGAAACCAAAGCTCCTGTGATATAATCCACAGGAAATTATTTTCATCGTCTTTTTCTTCGTCTTCGCCTTTGCCTTCGCCTTCGCCTTCGCCTTCGCCTTCGCCTTCGCCTTCGCCTTCGCCTTCGCCTTCGTCTTCATCGTCGTCGTCGCCTTCGCCTTCGCCTTCGTCGTTGTCACGGACTTTGACTTCGCCTTTCGTCATCGCCTTCATCGTCGTCTCCGTCTTTGCCTTCGCCTTCGCGTTCGTCATCAccttcgtcgacgtcgtcgtcgtcgttgtcaTCGTGTTACTAGGAAGCTTAAGCGCGCTACGTTTTTGGACGCAGGCGGCAACCAGAAATTAACGTTTCGCATGCCGGGATAGTAATGTCTCCtggatttttaaactaatcatctcaaaagatacttagcaatgtaaatgtctttcggtgaagacaagttaaaagggaaaacatctCACTTTCGGTTgccatccgcgtctcaaaaacttcGCCTGCGAGAGAGTTTAAGCAAGGACGGCTATGAGAACGTTGTCTTAAAATGTTATTTCCTGTTATTGTTGTAATTTTGCAAATTACTCCAGTTCGCttggcatggaaagtgtgtatccacattccaggaataaaattagTGAGAACGTTGTGGATAGTTAGAGAGAGGTGACATTTATTGCGAGGTGCTCGCGTCCGTTACACAATCTCAAATTTGCTAATTCCACGTCCTGATGTTAGGGCTGTTGTTAGGGCTGGTGCCCACGAGCGACACAAAGGCAAACACAAAGGAACTTCATACGTTGAACGCAAACGCGAGCACATtgaaatgtgcacgcgcaattAAGTATCCCAAGGTGGCCAACGAAGTCAACCCTAGAGGCATGGCTATTAGGGACTGtacaataattatcaggaggggggccctaaaaccagagggggggggggggccttaagttaaaataatggaaaggagggggggctctacattagatttctcaagtaagttgagggggggtcttaattaaatttcacaaattcgataatgaataaataaacattttccaactCTACCTAAAGGAACACGTTTTACCCGTCAGCGGAGGGAAAACTGGGGGCTGTTCTAGGGGCTGGGGAAGctcaaggtaaagaaaacccGGATGAGCAGCAATCTAGCAGTTCCGAAGACCAAGAAAATAATGAGCAATCAGACGATTCGGAAATTGACGATTATGAAGAACAAAGTTTCGTGGTGCTCTTCATCCCTGACGACGCAGTGGAATGCGTTGCAGTACGGTGAataaaggtacgggttagacgggggggggcacatcataattttgagagaacgtgagggggggtcagagctaatcttgacgctgctggagggggggacctatctaatttttcctttggtgaagctcattttaggacccccccccccccttcctgataattattgcacagtcccttagagggtaatgtgaaatGCTACTTTTCTACCCATATGCAGCAcctgagcgttagccctactagtgcaaatggacccacacaaggatcCAGAAAgactctgactagggtgggaattgaagctacgacctttgggttagatcaccgcttctctaccgactgagctacaaggtcagacgggaggtggtcgtgggaatttaagatatCAATCTCatggcaatgaatatgtacaagtacaaggaagggttacgtttttgtaaacgttggccgtgtagcacttacatttcaacggaaacgtaacccttccttgagGCATGAAACGAGTATTTTTTTCACCTTGTGTTTGGTAGTTCACAC from Montipora foliosa isolate CH-2021 chromosome 7, ASM3666993v2, whole genome shotgun sequence includes the following:
- the LOC138011022 gene encoding monocarboxylate transporter 10-like, whose product is MTNLRATRSLSSMNVENLTSIPVGGSNILINYAHRQRPKLYSPQKDRGWAWAVCAGSFIVMFLVFGIHTSFGVLLVVLLDHFNARKASTAWIGSISINLLFLFSPVTSSLAGRYGVRVVTIAGGLVMSIGLFLSSYAPSLLFLYISYGLLLGIGTSLCATMVLIVSADYFDKHLSLATGIVASGSSFGTLVLAPTLQVLVENFGWRTTFRIMGLGGIMITFTGFVYKTVKPSPVQIRPETNQCFDLSVLKNKAFVLWTIATTVAGFGYYIPHFFLVRYSEDLGISLSKSTWLISYLGISSAVGRLLFGRISDVCSFKNIHIYQTCMFLSGLASVLCPFANSYWGLVLYVVVIGILDGSYIGLMSIVTLDIVGVHKISSAWSILFFCQSFTYLLGPPAAGFMYDSLKTFKPVFYLAAGPMMCGTFLLFFGALCKPISCSLGREDVTNLVPMCPPKPHNGRAATSNNHHQPSVTSPLIVLTELKEIDPLIVVERLTVL